From Streptomyces sp. HUAS MG91, the proteins below share one genomic window:
- a CDS encoding MFS transporter, translated as MTSAMRWGRRTLGFSFFAQGAAFALLVTRIPAIQDQYGISDGLLPVFLAAVPILAGVSSVCTEQLVKRVRPSRMLRWAQPVVLLALLGVGAGDTMVEVAVALGAFGLAVGALDASMNMLGVSLQRAYGRSIMLGFHAAYSLGGIVGASVAWAGAHWDLTLFMSYLPVAAVLLPLCLIGSRWYVDARDGGAAEVEVEQGQAGGIVFKMLLPLCLVMAFAYIGDSTVSNWSAKYLQDVLGSSEQLSTVPYNVYMVMTLVGRAVGDVGVRRFGPVAVVRVGTVIAAGGFGVVAVAPGAWVGMLGFTLLGLGLCVIVPQTFAAAGRLFPGASDAAVARLNIFNYVGFLVGSPLVGALGDAWSYRGAMLVPMALVLVTLVYAPSFGKGGDRYGGGHERPRAVDVGPSGSGV; from the coding sequence ATAACAAGCGCGATGCGATGGGGCCGAAGAACGCTGGGATTCAGCTTCTTCGCCCAAGGGGCGGCGTTCGCGCTCCTGGTGACCCGGATTCCCGCCATTCAGGACCAGTACGGGATCTCGGACGGGCTGCTTCCCGTCTTCCTCGCCGCCGTGCCGATCCTCGCCGGTGTCAGCAGCGTCTGCACCGAGCAGCTCGTGAAGCGGGTCCGGCCGAGCCGGATGCTGCGATGGGCGCAGCCCGTGGTCCTCCTGGCGCTGCTCGGTGTCGGCGCCGGGGACACCATGGTCGAGGTCGCCGTGGCCCTCGGCGCGTTCGGCCTGGCCGTGGGCGCGCTCGACGCCTCGATGAACATGCTCGGCGTCAGCCTGCAACGCGCGTACGGGCGCAGCATCATGCTCGGGTTCCATGCCGCGTACAGCCTCGGCGGCATCGTCGGGGCGTCCGTCGCGTGGGCCGGGGCGCACTGGGATCTGACGCTGTTCATGTCCTACCTGCCGGTCGCCGCGGTGCTGCTGCCGCTCTGCCTCATCGGCAGCCGGTGGTACGTCGACGCCCGCGACGGCGGTGCCGCCGAGGTCGAGGTCGAGCAGGGGCAGGCCGGCGGGATCGTCTTCAAGATGCTGCTGCCGCTGTGCCTGGTGATGGCGTTCGCGTACATCGGGGACTCGACCGTCTCCAACTGGAGCGCGAAGTACTTGCAGGACGTGCTGGGGAGCTCGGAGCAGCTGTCCACGGTCCCGTACAACGTGTACATGGTGATGACCCTCGTGGGGCGCGCCGTGGGGGACGTGGGAGTGCGGCGGTTCGGGCCCGTGGCCGTCGTGCGGGTGGGGACCGTGATCGCGGCCGGCGGGTTCGGTGTCGTGGCCGTGGCGCCCGGGGCGTGGGTCGGGATGCTCGGCTTCACGCTGCTCGGGCTCGGGCTGTGCGTGATCGTGCCGCAGACCTTCGCGGCGGCCGGGCGGCTGTTCCCCGGGGCCTCCGACGCCGCTGTCGCGCGGCTCAATATCTTTAACTACGTTGGTTTTCTGGTGGGTTCGCCGCTCGTGGGTGCTTTGGGCGATGCGTGGAGCTATCGCGGGGCGATGCTCGTTCCGATGGCGTTGGTGCTGGTGACCCTGGTGTACGCCCCTTCGTTCGGGAAGGGCGGCGACCGATACGGTGGCGGGCATGAGCGGCCGCGTGCAGTTGATGTGGGACCCAGCGGTAGCGGGGTATGA
- a CDS encoding helix-turn-helix domain-containing protein, with protein MAAGESRPLNEVQFLTVAEVASVMRVSKMTVYRLVHSGHLPAIRVGRSFRVPEQAVHEYLRESYVGVDAG; from the coding sequence ATGGCTGCTGGTGAGAGTAGGCCTCTGAACGAGGTGCAGTTCCTGACCGTGGCGGAAGTCGCCTCGGTCATGCGAGTGTCCAAGATGACCGTGTACCGGCTGGTGCACAGCGGTCATCTGCCCGCGATCCGGGTCGGCCGGAGTTTCCGCGTCCCGGAGCAAGCGGTTCACGAGTACCTCCGCGAGTCCTATGTGGGGGTGGATGCGGGCTGA
- a CDS encoding AURKAIP1/COX24 domain-containing protein, whose translation MGSVIKKRRKRMAKKKHRKLLKRTRVQRRNKK comes from the coding sequence GTGGGCTCTGTTATCAAGAAGCGCCGTAAGCGGATGGCGAAGAAGAAGCACCGCAAGCTGCTGAAGCGCACCCGCGTGCAGCGTCGCAACAAGAAGTAA
- a CDS encoding acetoin utilization protein AcuC, producing MSGRVQLMWDPAVAGYDFGPGHPMDPVRLELTRSLVGAFGLDRAGEVEVVAAARAGESTLRLVHREDYVEAVKAASLDPAAADPAYGLGTTDDPAFARMHDVSALIAGQSVGAAEAVWRGDALHGVNFTGGLHHAMPGAASGFCVYNDAALAIARLLELGVERVAYVDVDVHHGDGVQAAFWEDPRVLTVSLHEHPRTLFPQTGWPEETGADGAAEGTAVNVALPAGTGDAGWLRAFHAVVPELLAEFRPQVLVTQHGADTHFEDPLAHLAVSLDAQRAVQVACHELAHTYADGKWVALGGGGYAVVDVVPRSWTHLVAVAAGRDIAAETVIPESWRQEVFARTRQLAPARMTDGRWPVEFRGWEEGYDPADRLDQAILATRKAAFPLRGLLA from the coding sequence ATGAGCGGCCGCGTGCAGTTGATGTGGGACCCAGCGGTAGCGGGGTATGACTTCGGGCCCGGACACCCGATGGATCCCGTCCGGCTGGAGCTGACCCGGAGCCTGGTGGGGGCCTTCGGGCTCGACCGGGCGGGGGAGGTCGAGGTCGTGGCCGCGGCGCGGGCCGGTGAGTCCACGCTCCGGCTCGTGCACCGCGAGGACTACGTGGAGGCGGTCAAGGCCGCCTCCCTGGATCCGGCCGCGGCGGATCCCGCGTACGGGCTCGGCACCACCGACGACCCGGCCTTCGCCCGGATGCACGACGTGTCCGCGCTGATCGCCGGGCAGTCCGTGGGCGCCGCGGAGGCCGTGTGGCGCGGGGACGCCCTGCACGGGGTGAACTTCACCGGCGGGCTGCACCACGCCATGCCGGGCGCCGCGTCCGGGTTCTGCGTGTACAACGACGCGGCGCTGGCCATCGCGCGGCTCCTGGAGCTGGGCGTCGAGCGCGTCGCGTACGTCGACGTGGACGTGCACCACGGGGACGGGGTCCAGGCCGCCTTCTGGGAGGACCCGCGTGTGCTCACCGTCTCGCTGCACGAGCATCCCCGGACGCTGTTCCCGCAGACCGGGTGGCCCGAGGAGACCGGCGCGGACGGGGCCGCCGAGGGGACCGCGGTGAACGTCGCGCTGCCGGCCGGGACCGGGGACGCCGGGTGGCTGCGGGCCTTCCACGCCGTGGTGCCGGAACTGCTCGCGGAGTTCAGGCCGCAGGTGCTCGTCACCCAGCACGGGGCCGATACGCACTTCGAGGATCCGCTCGCCCATCTCGCCGTGTCGCTCGACGCGCAGCGGGCCGTGCAGGTCGCCTGTCATGAGCTGGCGCACACGTACGCCGACGGGAAGTGGGTCGCGCTCGGGGGCGGGGGGTATGCCGTCGTCGATGTCGTGCCGCGGTCCTGGACGCATCTGGTGGCCGTCGCCGCCGGGCGGGACATCGCGGCCGAGACCGTGATTCCGGAGTCGTGGCGGCAGGAAGTCTTCGCTCGTACGCGGCAGTTGGCTCCCGCCCGGATGACCGATGGGCGGTGGCCCGTGGAGTTCCGGGGGTGGGAGGAAGGGTACGACCCCGCTGATCGGCTGGATCAGGCGATTCTGGCTACGCGGAAGGCCGCGTTTCCCTTGCGGGGGTTGCTGGCTTAG
- a CDS encoding NAD-dependent epimerase/dehydratase family protein: MGKVVLVTGAARQLGGRFVRRIQRDPDVERVIAVDAVPPAHHLGGADFLQADIRQPAIGRVLAEHSVDTVVHMDVTGTPLASGGRGSVKETNVIGTMQLLGACQKAPSVRRLVVKSSTNVYGSAPRDPAVFTETTPPKSLPSGGFAKDTVEVEGYVRGFARRRPDVAVCVLRFANILGPNADSPLAQYFALPVLPTVFGYDPRLQFVHEDDVIEVLRIASHEPRRATLNSGTFNIAGDGVLLLSQCSRRLGRPTVPVLLPAVTWVGGALRTLGATDFSPEQIRLLTHGRVVSTVQMRETLGFRPAYTTAETFADFVRGRGPGLLPPQALASAVDRVAALPFLGGARTPSRPPTQSAN; the protein is encoded by the coding sequence TTGGGCAAGGTCGTGCTCGTGACCGGGGCGGCCCGGCAGCTGGGGGGCCGGTTCGTGCGGCGCATCCAGCGGGACCCCGACGTGGAGCGGGTCATCGCGGTGGACGCCGTGCCGCCCGCGCACCATCTCGGCGGAGCGGATTTCCTCCAGGCCGACATCCGGCAGCCGGCGATCGGTCGGGTGCTCGCCGAGCACTCCGTGGACACCGTCGTGCACATGGACGTCACCGGGACCCCGCTGGCCAGCGGCGGCCGCGGCTCGGTCAAGGAGACCAACGTCATCGGCACGATGCAGCTGCTCGGCGCCTGCCAGAAGGCGCCCAGTGTGCGGCGCCTCGTGGTGAAGTCCAGTACGAACGTGTACGGGTCGGCGCCGCGCGACCCGGCCGTCTTCACCGAGACGACACCGCCCAAGTCGCTGCCGAGCGGCGGGTTCGCCAAGGACACCGTCGAGGTCGAGGGGTACGTGCGCGGGTTCGCCCGGCGCCGCCCCGATGTCGCCGTGTGCGTGCTGCGGTTCGCCAACATCCTCGGCCCGAACGCCGATTCACCGCTCGCCCAGTACTTCGCGCTGCCCGTGCTGCCGACGGTGTTCGGCTACGATCCGCGGCTTCAGTTCGTGCACGAGGACGATGTGATCGAGGTGCTGCGCATCGCCTCGCACGAGCCGCGGCGGGCCACCCTGAACAGCGGGACCTTCAACATCGCCGGGGACGGGGTGCTGCTGCTCTCGCAGTGCTCGCGCCGGCTCGGGCGGCCGACCGTGCCCGTCCTGCTGCCGGCCGTGACCTGGGTGGGCGGCGCGCTGCGTACGCTGGGTGCCACGGACTTCTCGCCCGAGCAGATCCGGTTGCTCACGCACGGGCGGGTGGTGTCGACGGTTCAGATGCGCGAGACCCTGGGGTTCCGGCCCGCGTACACGACCGCGGAGACCTTCGCGGACTTCGTACGCGGCCGGGGACCCGGACTGCTGCCACCCCAGGCCCTGGCGTCAGCCGTGGACAGGGTGGCCGCGCTGCCCTTCCTGGGCGGTGCCCGCACGCCGAGCCGGCCCCCGACGCAGAGCGCCAACTGA
- a CDS encoding phosphatase, with product MLSTGALRAHLLAARLAGPVATSREESLRSYRLFEARDPRVLLGLDPEWAWGQRDLLALMADKCGVSPDPGHTSGYDIIDPERTLAALDAFGDRLGRAADARSPVLIGTGHPHRLLGFYASLASALSAAGCPVLTPAQGLSVDITTRFGLRTYNLDYVQGVALVREPEAWPPGSETGAHTHSPLPVRTALTVLAEAGEPLPGLVVGDHGWVCGAGQLGFDAIGLADTDDPALFVGEAEGQVSVVVPLDDAVRSDYYRPLTRYVLNRACLSQ from the coding sequence GTGTTGAGCACCGGCGCCCTCCGTGCGCATCTGTTGGCGGCTCGGCTTGCCGGGCCCGTGGCGACCTCCCGCGAGGAGAGTCTGCGCAGTTACCGGCTCTTCGAGGCGCGGGACCCGCGTGTGCTGCTCGGGCTCGATCCCGAATGGGCCTGGGGGCAGCGGGACCTGCTCGCCCTCATGGCCGACAAATGCGGGGTCTCGCCGGATCCGGGGCACACCTCGGGGTACGACATCATCGATCCGGAACGTACGCTGGCGGCGCTCGACGCCTTCGGCGACCGCCTCGGAAGGGCCGCCGACGCGCGGTCTCCCGTCCTCATCGGGACGGGACATCCGCATCGGCTGCTCGGTTTCTACGCCTCTTTGGCCAGCGCCCTGTCGGCGGCAGGCTGTCCCGTCCTCACTCCGGCGCAGGGTCTCAGTGTCGACATAACGACCCGGTTCGGTCTACGCACGTACAACCTTGACTACGTACAAGGTGTCGCGCTGGTAAGGGAACCGGAGGCGTGGCCGCCCGGAAGTGAGACGGGCGCGCACACGCACTCCCCCCTCCCGGTTCGTACCGCTCTGACCGTTCTCGCGGAGGCCGGAGAACCGCTTCCCGGGCTTGTCGTGGGGGACCACGGATGGGTCTGCGGTGCAGGTCAGTTGGGGTTCGACGCCATCGGCCTGGCCGATACGGATGATCCGGCCCTGTTCGTCGGTGAGGCCGAGGGGCAGGTGTCCGTCGTCGTTCCGCTTGATGACGCTGTGCGGTCTGATTACTACCGACCGCTTACTCGCTATGTACTCAATCGAGCGTGTCTGTCACAGTAG
- a CDS encoding HAD family hydrolase encodes MRYELVIFDNDGVLVDSEPLSNTLLAGYLTELGHPTSYEDSLRDYMGAALHRVHDLVLERTGERLPDDFDDVFHGRVFAAFERELQPVPGVVEVLEKLSADGVPYCVASSGSHERIRVGHRTTGLDRWFGDGRVFSSEDVGRGKPAPDLFLHAAERMGVAPEKCVVIEDSPLGVRAAVAAGMDVYGFTAMTPAERLTGADELFDDMRDLAGLLA; translated from the coding sequence ATGCGCTACGAACTGGTCATCTTCGACAACGACGGTGTGCTCGTCGACAGTGAACCCCTCTCCAATACGCTGCTCGCCGGCTATCTCACCGAGCTCGGGCACCCCACCTCGTACGAGGACTCCCTGCGCGACTACATGGGCGCCGCCCTGCACCGCGTACACGACCTGGTTCTCGAGCGGACCGGGGAGCGGCTGCCCGATGACTTCGACGATGTTTTTCACGGCCGGGTGTTCGCCGCGTTCGAGCGGGAGCTTCAGCCGGTGCCCGGGGTCGTCGAAGTACTGGAGAAGCTGAGCGCCGACGGAGTGCCGTATTGCGTGGCGTCCTCGGGGAGCCATGAGCGGATTCGGGTCGGGCATCGTACGACCGGGCTCGATCGGTGGTTCGGGGACGGGCGGGTTTTCAGTTCCGAGGATGTCGGGCGGGGGAAGCCGGCGCCGGACCTCTTTCTCCACGCGGCCGAGCGGATGGGAGTCGCCCCGGAGAAGTGCGTGGTCATCGAGGACAGTCCGCTCGGGGTGCGGGCGGCCGTCGCCGCCGGGATGGACGTGTACGGGTTCACCGCCATGACGCCGGCCGAGCGGCTCACGGGGGCCGATGAACTCTTCGACGATATGCGTGACTTGGCCGGACTCCTGGCATGA